In the genome of Euleptes europaea isolate rEulEur1 chromosome 4, rEulEur1.hap1, whole genome shotgun sequence, the window ACCCCCCTCCATCTCCCGTTTGGAGGTGGGAAAAAAGCTAGACTTGCCATAGGATAATTTCGATTCATTGTCAGCATGTCAAACAAATAATGTCATTAGTGGGGTTTTCCTTGAATACCTGAAATCATAATAATGAGAAGACttgatgttttaaaaatgcatatttttGGTTCTTGTGAAAACAGAAAATTATCGTGACTTTCAAATATGTCAGAACGGTAGCTACTATAATCAAAGAAATGATCAAAGGGAAGACAGCAGTTGTTTGAGCTCCTTCAGCTTATACTGTTCTTTGTGTTTATTCTGAGCACAAATAAGATATTGAGCAAGCAAACAAATACAGTAGGCGTcaaagcaaaaaaaccaaaacaaaaggcAAACAAGTCCATCCCAAATTACCTCCCCCACCTGCCTCGACAATGTTAAAATGAAGCCGGTTTTAAGGTCCTCATTTGAGCTTTCAGGAGCCCTCAAAATGAAGATGATCTTCATCAACACTATAGACCCAATCCAATCCTACCTTCTGTAGACCATGTTTGGCCTAAAGAAATACTGCAGGTAGCTCTTCTGCTTTAAGGCCTACTCAGGTCAGAACccgctagagcaggggtggggaacctcaggcccgggggccatatgcggcccctgaggacattttttgtggccctcgggagctctgggaccctgctgcagaggcggggcgcaggccggccctcccagagggtgttcctggcaccacggcttacagcggcgctgtggcgccctttggatctcctcttgccgactgtcggctgttgagcagcgagagggagggggaaagaggctggcggctcccggcggcagagcatgcatgcaggagccgattgggcttcgggggggggggccttttgtggactctggggaggagagggcaaggagactggggcccggtcgcgcggggctctgtgcgccgccgggtgtgtgtgggcaggggaggctagggcccggtcgcatggggccagcgtgtgtgtgtgtgtgtgtgaaaggcttttctctcttttcttcctctttttctgtcactctttctcctttctctccctctttctccctctttttctgtctctgtctttgtctccctccgtccttttctttgtctccctccgtccttttctttctttctccctctctccatttctttctccctttctctccctttctccctccctcccttttcctctttctgttttccttcctcccttaccgatcaactgtgggctgcgcctccctggcacctcgtttgcttgggcccactgctggctgcccttccgcctgggaggggggaggggggggcacccCGCAGGCCTTcgctgtgtggcctcccctggggttgccaacctccaggtggtggctggagacctggcaaccctcgactctttcccccccaccgggagatctacacctggtatggcccctgaatgatgtcataaatgtgcaaatggcccttggcaggaaaaaggttccccacccctgcgctaGAGCAACCCGTTACCATCAGCCTTCAGATCTATCCCAAAGACTTGAAAGAGGCCAGATGACCCACTTAAAGTAAACCTGATGCAAACCACAAAATACTTATCCACGCTGGATCAATTGGGTCAGATGGAATTCAATGACACAGTTCAAAATCCACTGTATTAGCAGTTATGAAGCCCATTTAATTCCACTGGCGGTCTCATTCAGCTTAAATTTAACTAAGGTTTGTGGACAGGAGCCTTACCTAAAAATACTTGATCCCACTCAGTTTTCTAGTAGAAGAACTTAAGAGAAGTGGATGCCAACCACACACTCCTAAAGAGCTTTACCAAAGTCAGACTCTCCACAGGTAATAACCTATATATATGAAGAAGGTTTATTATgggcaattgctagggttgctaggtccctcttcgccaccggcgggagatttttggggtggagtctgaggagggtggggtttggggaggggagggacttcaatgccatagagttcaattgccaaagcggccatttttctccaggtgatctgatctctatcggctggagatcagttgaattagcagatctcctgctactacctggcagttaaggagaaaaaaagacacctctgtactattatcaggaggatgagaaaaccagtacaggagcaatgctgctaacaatgccaatatattatagctacatatacactttacagtatgtggtaatgtaaccaccaacaacacatacattcagtacaacagaggatgtacaaaatttccacagctcatttgaattccatctggtaagtatcaaataagtcctttgaagtaattatcttagtcttttctcaaaacagatgatgcaagatgaacagtcaaggagaatacgatcatttcggagcacaagggctcagttcttcatcagttcttcaaaagatgcaatgcatgcaatcctatatcaacatccatgatatcaggtttcaaagaataaccttttccagaataaaatgcataatacttccccagaggggtaagatgctgagttccttccactcctggtggcgttcactgttgtactgaatgtatgtgttgttggtggttacattaccacatactgtaaagtgtatacgtagctataatatattggcattgttagcagcattgctcctgtactggttttctcaactacctggcagttggcaaccctagcaattacaAAGAGTATGTGACAAACTAAGGCTGTTCAAACATAACCCTTATGCACTACTGCATGTGTTCAACACATATCCTCATAAaaccagtgttgtatagtggttagagtgtgggatCAGGGATTGCGTGTTGGATtgtttcaaatcattcctcattgACCAAACTCAAAGAACTgtcattggagatcagttgccatcaGTGTGGGAACTATCCTGCGGGGGTCCACAGGGCGCAATACTATTCCTCATGCTCTTCAATTTCTATGTAAAGAACTCAGGCAAAGtcattcatagttttggggttggctttcatcaatatgcagatgatacccaacTATATatctccttatccaaatctcctgttgatgtggtagaggtcctaaatcacTGCCTGGCTCCTGTGGTTAAATTGCTACGGGTGAATAAATTGAAACTAAGCCCTGAAAAGtcagatagatagtttatttgcggcccttggccagataaaacaagatacatggactaaaatggtcttaccgacaaaaaTTTActgtccgagtcttaaatcaccttaaaaaataaaaataaaataaataacatccaagttacctctgacatttggactaagagactactctgtggcaacaaattttcattgctgccatacaaaattttgctacctgagaggtgaatgagggattatctccttgtaggagcttttctatcttttttctttccctgtcgggtcccattctcagtatgaggggctcaataaacttagaacggggtattgtgtaaaagttacaattcaggagaacatgttcagtggtttctaaatctttggatttacaggggcatagtctctctgccctttgtatcttcttaaatttcccctctaacatagcagagggtaaggctgcatacctagccaaggtaaaagccctcctacagtatatttgtttatctctaagtaacagagataggctgctggtgcaaggataaatttggagtggggggagccataaataggggcactcttgctaaatCTACTTGTCACTCCTGAAAAGTCAGAGGTAAGACTGGCtgggaaggcagaggtcttgaaggacattatgttCCCCATTTTTGATGGGCTTCAGCTGATCCTTGCTaattcagttaagagccttgtattatactggatccaacattaCTATTGGATAAACAAATTAATGCTGCAAAAATGCCTCCTTTCAACTCAgcttagcctggaagatggcccccTTCCTTGATACCAAGAGTTTGGCCACCTAGgcccatgccacagtaacactgAGACCAGACTACTTTAtataggtctcccctcaaagtcattcttgagactccagttggtacaaaatACTGCAGGTCGCTTATTATCAGAAGCCAGACAGAACatgcatatagaatcatagagttagaagggaccacaagggtcatctagtccaaccccctgcacaatgcaggaaattcacaactacctccccccacacccccagtaacccctactccaggGCACTGTAGACTATACCATTGTGCCTAGTttgtactatctgttgctgtaactaggttcctactatgtaatttttgctttcGTTTAACATGTCATATGCTGTGCTTCACCTCAGGCTggtttccagatttctacaagtcaaatcctaATGCATAGTCTACTAGATGTCTCACTCTATTGATTGTATGGATTTACTCtgcgtaatccaccttgagtcctagTGAGAATGGCGGatttataaataatgcaaataaaaataaaggggcTAATGCACGGGACCAGGATCTGGGATGCTCAtattcaaatcccccactctgcaatggaatcttgctgggtgaacttgggccaggcacacatgctcattctagcccacttctcagggttgttgcaaggacaaAATGTAAGAGACAAGAACAATGTAAACGGCTTTGGcttcccatgggggagaaagatggcgtataaatgaagtaaataaataaatacatgcacttcattgatttcaatagaaTGTACTTCCAAACAACTGTGCATAGAATTGAAGAGTATCAGAATTGTAAGGATGTCATGAAACTCATGGCTCTCTAGTGGGTATGAAAGCCAGTAGAACAACAGTCATCACATCACATGGTCATCACATGCTGTTGCTGCTCAGCCAGATCTAATACAAACTATGGTGAGAATCAAGGGTAGAGAAAACTCACAAGCTTGACTGTCAAAAATATTAAGATGACGAATCTCTTGcaatcaaaacagataaactaTTACACCAGCACAAACAACAGAACATCTTTATTATTAGCAATTTTAGCCCAAAACTTCAAACCCAAATGAGGTAAACAAGAGTCACGTGGAAGATCAATTCATATTTAGAACAAGGAGCATCATTCTTACAAGTGACATTTCCTGAAGCAGTCGCAGCCTTTTGGACTGTGCAGAACAAAGAACAATCCAGTCTTACAGGGATGAGCTCCTTTGAGAGGATGTCCTGTTTTTGCCACCCAACCTACCCTGAATTcatacagaaaaaaacaacatccCTCTAGCCAAAGAGTACATTGGTGACATAACTTCTGTTTGCTACGAAGAGTCACAGGACAGATACTAGCTCTCTTCGTGTCAGCACAGAAGGTTACAGGGAGTACTCCTAGTGTTCGGTGAGATAAAATagcctattattattattattatcaaacACAGAATGAAACAAATGCCTAGGTCAAGAGCTGGTTAGGGAATTGTTTGTTCtccaattcatttttttaaaaaattgaattcaCACAGTAATCCAGAGTTATAAACTATATATGACTCCATGTCCGTGAACAAACAAGTTCATAATGCCCCCAAGGCTTAATTTTTTTCTAAGGTGATTGCCAACGTATTCACAATACAGTATGTCACAGAAAACCCAAATCTGTTCTTCACATCTCTGGATGGTAGCATTACAAGACGGTAGTTCATTGCGTTTGATCATCCTGTTGAGCTGTACCCAAATGTCTTCCAATGTTTGATTATTAAAAGTGCATGGTTCGATTATCCATCTTGCTCTATAGAATGCATGGAGCTTTAAGCTTTCTAAAACGCTCTGCAGTTCTCTAGACAGAGGCAGTATCTTGTCTTTAAGGTCGAAGCTGGGAACAGACACACTCCAAGATCTCCTCAGTTTCAGTCCGCCATTTGTCGACTGCTTCTCCAAATTGCTTACATTAATTTTGCCAAACTCTGCCTGTACACGCTGTCCAGCTTTTAAATCAGAATGAAATTCCTGAAGACCTTCTGTACAGTTGTAACTCAGAGAGCCACAAACTCCTGGGATTGCAAGGTGTGGTCTCACTTGTTCTGCTTCTTCAGCTGAAATAATCGGAGGTCTTCTTTTAGGTTTAAAGGGAAACTTGCATGAGTGATTTGGAAACCAGGGTCTGAAGCTTGGCGGTTGCCGAACAGGAAATTCTTTCAGTGCCTCTTCTGCGATTTTTCGCAATATGGTGGGATCCTTCTGCCACGGTCGATAGTGCAGAACCACCTCCATACTTGTACCACAGGAATCCACATGTTCTCACTGAAATGTTTCTTGGCTTCCGAACTAAAAAGACGACTTAAAAAGCATCTTTTCTTCTGAGCTGCGCAGCACACACCGTGAAAACAGGACCTAGAGCAGAAGTATTGTAAGTAATAAGACTTACAAGCAGCTTTACCACCCAATAAACCAGCATTTTGATCCAGTTTCTGCTAGGGGGAAAATGTAGCAAACGGAACATGTTGCCAGGGTTCACCACTGAAAAAATTCCTCAGCACAGCAGTACCCCACTCAGACTCATTAACTGCTTTTCCTTGACACCCATCAGGCTCTACCTACTACTTTTAATTCAAACCAGAGTGCTGTGGCAGCCTTTGTGATAGCAGAAATTAAACATGAGGTGCACCTACTGTAAGAGATTTGAGCTGCAGGACCAATTTTCCAGCTGTTTATTCATGAACTTCTGAGAGAGACAAAGTAGTAAAGTATCTAGGAGAGGGGAAAGTTGGAGAGGTAGAATGCTGGGAAGAAAGCATAACCATTTAAATATAGAAGGAAGAGCACTGGAGGGGAACTGAAGTTTTATGAACGCCATGTGTAAAACAGACATCATTTGCGTGCACCTTAATCTGTAAAATGTAGGGCAAGGTTCCTGTCACAGGGATACTGACTGGACAGCTGCTGCGTGTACTGGATACTTAGTGGTATAGtccccttggggaggggggaaataaatccagcaCTTGCATTGCAAATGGTATAGCAGGCAGATTATCTCAGCTTAGTatcaatcaattttattaatgttttagtcacagaccttaacaatgttcagattaaaaccatacaaaatgtataacccacagCACTCTCAGCTTAGTAACAGGAAGGCTAAACAAAAAGGATTACTCCAATTTTGAGGCAGCTGCACTAGCTACCAATTAGTCTCTGGATCCAATTCAAGGTGTCGGTGTtaatctttaaagcccttaacaGACTGGGACCCTCATACgtacgggactgcctctcctgttaCAACCCTCCGTGCTCCCTTCGGTCATCATCTAGGGGTCCCTTGCAGGTGCCTAGCCCCAGGATGGCTTAGTTAGCTGTCATCAGgggaagggccttttcagttgtggccCCTGCCCTGTGGAGTGCACTCTCAGATGACACCCGTGTCCTGCAAGACTTGTTTAGTTTCTGCAGGGCATGCAAGGCTGAATTGTTTAGGTTGGCCTTTTGGAGTGTAATCCACGTTTGGGGTGTTTTGTTAGtagtttaatgttttaatgttaatattttatatctggtatttgttttatgttgtttttaactcattTATCTTTTAATACTGAAGGTCGCCAAGAGATCCTTTGAGCGGCAactaaaaaatctaataaataaaaaacatttgCTGATGTCATCCCACAACGAATCAACCTGAAAAGGATTTAGAAACTGGAGGAGATGGCGGTAAATTCCAAAGACAGACATCGTTCCCATAATCTTGGcccttggcaactctacctgcttTCTTCCCTGCTCTGCATTGATTTCTCCACAGATGCCTCTCTGAACTGCTGCATCAGAATTTTCTGAGTTGGGAAAAGCTAATGGAAGCATTagcactctctctcacacacacaaaaggaaggaGGAAGTAATTTCATACAATTTCCCCTTTGCAATCCCCAATTTACCCCATACACTgcagcccctgcacaatgcatttgTTTACCAGGGTACCCCAATCCTCAGCAGAAAATTTTTAGGGGCATACAGGGGGCTTCTGGGGGAAGGCTTTGCGACCCCTACCATGAGTTTCCCCCATAGAATCTAAGCCACTGTATCTAGTTTTATTTTCAGCCAACTAAAAACAAAATCTTTGTCTAGCTGTAGGTGCCCaaatatacaaaacaaataattaacTGTAATTGTTTGTGACATTTTGTCACAAATGACCCTGCTTGAGCCAAACAAAATACTCAAACTTCCCCAAGGGAAAGAATCCCAAATTCAGAGTACAACACAAGTGTCATACCCCTTGTTCGTCAATTGATCTCCTCTCCTTAAGAACAGCCACTATTTTAAAAAAGCGAATCTGAAGCAGTATTAGCAGGAACATGAGGAGGGTAAaagagctgtcttttgtactatgcctattaaaggttattgaattgaattgtaAAAGAAGATTAGCATGTTTTAATTAGCAACATTTTATGGTTTTACTGGAACTGGTGAAAGTTTTCTAAATTGAGGTGTAAATGAAGTGTGCAGCTTGAGTCTGTGCAGAGTTATGTGCACCTTATCCCATCAAAATTAGAGGGCTTACACATGCCTAATTCTGCTCAGGACTACAGCTTTCCTGAAGCATGCTGTGGACACCTTATAAATTATGAGGAAGAGGTGTTCACAAAATAAGTTTCACGTTGAAACAGCTGCAAAAAAATTAACAGAACAAATTGAAAAGGTTTGATATCATCATTAATATCAAAAGGGCATCATAATTAAAACCAACATGTCATCTTTCAAGAATATACAGGCCAAGAAAATAttaacagaggaggaaaaaatattAAGTTAAGCAGGATTTGTCTTTCAGTCCCCACAAGTTACCTTACTGCTCAAATGGTCTTAAAACTTGCCAGAACTGCCTCTCTTTCCAGCTGTTGGATAAGATATGTGATTCTTAAGAAGCATTATGTTGAAAAACCACTGTTTGCTATGATCCTCAACTTGCACTAAAATACACTACATTTCCATAACACACAACAGAAAAAGTGTACATTCTGCCCCTAATATCTAATATTGTGGGATTCCTTTTGAAATTACATGGTCTTCCAAAGCTTAAATTCTGATATTTTAAAGGCAAGGCATGTTAAGAACATCATCATGTACACTCGGTTTACCAATGCTGCACAGATACAGATTCAAGACGACGTTCCATTTCTATGGATAAGATTTAACAGGACTCACACTTGCAGATCAATTGTGGTCACAAATACATGGAGATGAATTGAATGTACTCATGAATTGTGATTTGTGGCAGATTTTGCCATCTGGAAATAAGACTTACATATTGATACCCTGTTGTTTATGCAAGCTCTGTAATATATAGCTGTTCTTGCCAGTTTTGTGATAACTGGTTCCAGTTCATATTATTTGTTACTATTTGCTGAGCCATACACTGCTGTAAATTGGGCTTTCATATTATAGGACAGCAGGCTAATTTGCGTTGTGATACTGTCCGAATGGAAACCCAGCAACTAACTCTGAAGGCAAAAGCACTGATGACCAAATCCTATATTTACAAATATCCTATATTAATTATGCTGCATTCCATAGGGTATTATGGGCCC includes:
- the SHLD3 gene encoding shieldin complex subunit 3; its protein translation is MEVVLHYRPWQKDPTILRKIAEEALKEFPVRQPPSFRPWFPNHSCKFPFKPKRRPPIISAEEAEQVRPHLAIPGVCGSLSYNCTEGLQEFHSDLKAGQRVQAEFGKINVSNLEKQSTNGGLKLRRSWSVSVPSFDLKDKILPLSRELQSVLESLKLHAFYRARWIIEPCTFNNQTLEDIWVQLNRMIKRNELPSCNATIQRCEEQIWVFCDILYCEYVGNHLRKKLSLGGIMNLFVHGHGVIYSL